ttaatcctttcctttgaatggttttagcccaaattagcTCCTTCTTTAGTGACCATAGCCCAAGTTGAGTCTTGTTCACCTTACTAGCATTACACACGGGGGAAGGTacaacttcttttatccctttttgtctctcctatgtgaccttatgtgttatgtgaatatgcctgtctacttcgctttccttacctccttgcatgcatttacttactttttacttttatttaagttttatggggtatgtgtacacctcttggcttgtaatagatagggctcggagagcatctggtccatttccccttcccctttatgcttttatggggtatgtgtacacctcttggcttgtaatagatagggctcggagagcatctggtccacttccccttccccttggtggcttgcttttgttgctacatgtttaattgctttattaggctcttgcatctagtcgagcatgctaagtgttacgtgttacgtgtttacgagtgttttggcatgtctacttgctttcataaccatgaatgaatggaatggatgaatgtacgtcaccacactagtccaatgctagtcgtggctcattatttcattaggaattcatagaaagggctagcccaacgctagacccaataggatttttcctttgtttttcattaatgcattatttgcctgttcactacatatcatgcatcttcccttagttttatcatctggcatgctcctcgaacctcttttcccctcattttaggattttttgcatctcatactagttatagggttcatttgcttgaaagtccccttaaatatgggatatagacgagtgtggcttttcctaaagccttagcacgcttgtatcctctctataaaagggcaaattgagtcacgatttaggtctccccgtacccaatatgcatgaattccctaggctcatgcattctcaatccactctatcatcacactttcacttttgtctcatttgcacacatgcacctttttatcactttcacttgcacacgaacacttttatcttcacttgcacacgaacacttttatcctcactcgcacacgagtactttcatcttcatttgcacaccgacactttcacacttttctctaaattgcatacatgcattttgCCCACTAGCACTTGGAGTATATTTTATACATTCAAGGACATTTTCTTTGCACACTTCCCCTCACActattgtttttattactttttcacacAAACGCACATTtttcatggcatgcattcatccactcatttttcacgtcatttaggtttaggtgtgacctctccaaaaggatcattattgggcttcacaattaatgtgattggcaccactcaacctttgaagagaaatttcccccatgtccccctaggtctaggtttttgcattcatatagacatatccaacacgcgatacataccttggatagaaaaattagaaaaattggtttaagtcacgcaactagccttggctaggtcgaaggggtgccttggatttttattcttgccttccccttcgtcaaatgtgacccccgatccctcttttggttacgtagacccaaaagttctctaaaagggtttatttacttttttcattcaaaaacaaaaatcatttttgggtgacttggtacaccctaactctataccaagtggcgactccattttccaaaaaaccctttttgaactttatatggccaaaccgtcgctttatcaagtcccatggcctttattttcattttgcacacgttcacaccacactacaCACACCACACCCATCACAAACAcattcattcaaaaagtggggcgcgacagttgctTTTGCTTACTTGACGTAcgtatttggattgaatattcttgtgtttatgtgctcCTGGTATATTACGTGAtggtatctcattgggcgaaagctcactccgttaattttgttttccttacagggaattacCTTTTGGACTTTTGCTTTTGAAAAATGAGTTGAGTAAAGctagttgagagattttgtatagctcctcaatagttggaaccttAATTGTACCtggatttaaatgctttctTTTGGTTTGTAACCCTACAGATGTGTTTTATATTAGTGTGTGTACTCATGTTCAATGTATTATACGGGACTTGTATATGTTCATTTCAAGGATTGTATGAAGTTACTTGCATTTGATTGGGTCTTGAGCGGATTGTGACCTGGCAGTCACTATTCGCTTTACGTTTTAACTTTTGTTTTCCGTTTCTTGATTGTTGGTTTGGTTAAGCGCGTTAATAGACACCCGAACGACTTGAGCTGGTGTTGTaccgttttagtagtcctggcgagagttgggcaggcagtctgctaactgctttggtacgccttaggggaaggtagggctgtcacaggtggtatcagagcctggtTTAGAAATAACCTGGGCGAACCTGAGACCTGATTCTTAGCATTTTGAGGATTGTGTTTAGACGCCATTAAGTGTGAATATATTGTCTAAGATGTAAACCTTTGCTATCTTTGTAGGTTATGGCCGGCACTAGTGCAGCGGGCGGAGGCGAGCCACCTCAGAGGCGCCCTCGGGTTATCGATTACCAGGAGAGACCGGGAGGTCCGATTCGGCTGTGGTATACCGCTAGCCGGACCCGCCGCTGTAGGCGTTGCCAGTTTTACTCCTACGCGGACCACGTGGTTGAGGCGGTACTTGCCGAGCGACGGAGGCTTAGATGTGACGCCGCCAGGGAGCGCACTGAGACCCTTAGGCTTAAAGGCATCATGCGGATGCAGGCCGATAGGATTGGGGAGCTCCAGGGGAACGTGGTCATGGAGCAGGAGAGGACGGACGCTCTGAGAGAGCAGTTGCAGGTGGTTAACGACCGCCTTACTAGAGTAGTCCGGGAAGTGAGAGACCGGTCCGGCGCTATTATCGACAAGTGTGGGGCGCTAATCCAGGGAgtgattggcgccaatgcgCCAGGGGGAGTTCCAGGTGGCGGAGCTCCAGGTCAGGGAGGCGCCCTTAGCTCTAGTTCTGGGGGGAGTCGGTTGACTCCGTCGAggactagattagggtttttgagCCTTGTTTTGATCCCGTGTGAGGGATACCTAGGAAAAGTTTTTGGTTAGTTGTTTTGCACCTTTTGGGACCTAGGTTGTATAGTGTATTTTGGTAGACCCTCTTTTGGCTTCACGGGAGTACCTTTGTATATATCTGCCTGACTGCTTATGTATGACTGTTTGACACAGTTATGTGTTCCATGTATAAATGTGCTATGTGAATATATGCCTTAAGTAGTGTTTACTTTTGATTCTTTGTTCATGCTTATATGACTATAATTATATAcacttttaatattattttgtgCCTCGACTTTAGATTGACTTAGagaatggaaggcactcgtagtgggcGAGGCCGCGGGTGTGGGGTTAGGCAACCCACAACTGACGAGGGTACTAGGGATACCACGACTGAACCAAATCTTGAACCTAGGATTGACCCTAGTGcccagatagctgctgctatgcagcaaatgactgacctGTTAGCCCACGTAGTGCAACAGCAGGGCCAACCTCCTATCCAGCAACCTGGGAACCCTGGCCATGTAGTAGAGAGTGAAGATCGGGCCctagagagatttcagaagttctctccaccaaaatttctgggcgggccagatccggacgtggccgaaaagtggttagagaaaatgatagatatttttgctgccctacACTATTCAGAGGAGAGGCAGGTTACTTTCGCTGTCTTTCAATTGGAAGGGGCCgcgcgttcttggtggaacgtgatacgaATGAAGTGGGACCGGGAACAAACACCAAGAACATGGGTAAACTTTGTGAGGGACTTCAATGCGAAATACTTTCCCCCTCTAGTCCAGGAAAAGAAGGAGTACGAGTTCATTAGACTCCGTCAGGGGACTCAATCGGTAGCTGAGTACGAGAGTCAGTTTACTCGTTTATCTAAGTTCGCCCCTGAACTCATTCTGACGGAGCAAAGGAGAGTTCGacgttttattcaggggctcaatgtgaaaattcaaaaagatctggcggtagcccagatCAATACCTTTAGTGACGCCATGGAGAAAGCTTTGCGAGTTGAAAATGCAAGGCTTCAAGTAAGAAACTTTCAGGTGAAAAAACGGGGGTTCTCTGCGAGTAGTTCGACCCAAGGAGATAAAgggacccctcccaagtttggacgaggagcCGGTGGAGGAAGGCAACCGGGGATGACGCGAGGGACTCCGCCGAGGGGTGGTCACAATGGACGGGGCCCGCAGAAAAGCACCTCACAAGGAAGTTCGGCCTCAATTGCACGAGGACcctgtgaattttgtgaaaaatcaaaccacaccgaggataacTGTTGGAGGAAGGAGAGAAGATGCTTGCGCTGCGGGAGTGCAGAGCATCAAATAGCTAACTGCCCAGCGTTACCTCGGGAGGCGAGAGCAACCACCCAGTCGTCGAAGGCCAACTCGGGACAGTCTAAGGTAGAAGGGACAAAGCCAAAGGTGCCAGCTCGGGTTTACTCCCTGGAGCAACATCAAGTCCCTGATTCCTCTGgggttgtagaaggtacgatccctgttttccatcgtctagctaggattttgatagatcctggtgctacccattcctttgttaaccccgatTTTATGTGCGGCATTGATATAAACCCTATTAGTTtgccttatgacttagaagttagtactcctacAGGGGACCAACGTTTGATTACTGGTTCGATGTATGCGAATTGCgaaatttgggtaggagagaggaagctTTTGGGGAACCTTATAAGTTTGGCCATTCAGGGGTACGATGTTAtactgggtatggactggctagcaaGGTACGATGCACAACTTGATTGTAAAAGGAAAATAGTGGAACTTCGTATACCGggggaggcaaccttaaggCTAGATGTAAGAGAtagtttagcctcatctgcattgaTCTCGGGTATTAAGGCTAGGAAATTTCTGTATAGAGGGGGCTAAGGGTTTCTAGCTTTTCTGATAAACACTCCCACTGATAAGTTGAGGGTTGAAGATGTGCCTATTGTAAGTGAatatccggatgtgtttcctgatgaattagtaactttacctccggagagagagatagagtttaagattgacCTATTGCCAGGAgcgtcacctatctctaagacccccTATCGAATGGCACTTGCTGAACtcaaggagttgaaattgcagttGCAAGATCTGTTGGAGCGTGGGTTTATTCATGAAagtggatctccttggggggctccggtactatttgttaagaagaaggatggaactTTAAGATTGTGTATCGATTATCGGGGACTAAATAatatgaccattaagaacaaatacccacTTCCCCatattgatgaactgtttgaccagttACAAGGCgcagtggtcttttcaaagttagatctccgacagggttactatcagttgctaattaagaaagaagatgtacccaagactgctttcaattctagatatgggcattttgaatttacggtcatgccctttgggttgaccaatgcccctgccgcctttatggatctgatgcatcgggttttcaaaccctacctggaccaaTTTGTTGTcgtgtttattgacgacattttggtctattctAAAACCCGTGAGGAACATGAGCAGCATTTAAAGTTAGTgttacaaaccctgagagatCATCAACTAtacgccaaatttagtaagtgtgaattttggctggagaaaatttctttcctGGGACATGTGATTTCAAAAGAAGGTATCACGGTAGACCCCGCGAAAGTAGAGGTAGTAGCtgaatggaagaggccagaaaatcccactgaGATTCGCAGTTTCCtagggttggctgggtactaTCGACGCTTTATTAAAGACTTTTCCAAACTAGCCGACCCTTTAACCGATCTGACGAAGAAAAATGGCCGTTTTGTGTGGGATACTAGGTGTGAAaccagttttcaggagttgaagcgAAGGTTAACCATGGCTCCTGTTTTAGCCTTGCCTAATGGGAATGACAGTTTCActgtttataccgatgcttcgagGGAAGGCTTAGGGTGTGTGTTAATGCAAAACAAGAACGTGATTgcctttgcctctaggaaactaaaaacccatgaacaaaactaccctacccatgacttggagttagtTGCGATggtctttgctctgaaaaagtggagacactatctctACGGGGttacctttgaggtttattcagacCATAAAAGTCTTAGGTATCTCTTCtcccaaaaagagttgaatatgaggcaaCGCCGGTactcttagaagattatgactgcacaatcaattaccatccgggtaAAGCTAATGTAGTAGCAGACGCCCTAAGTCGGAAAgctcaagtagcagggttgTTGGTCAAAGAGTGGGAGATGTTAGGAGCAACTAGCGAGTGGAACCCTAGATTGGGATGcaaaaaaataacttttggAAATATTCGGGTAACCTCTACTATTCTTGAtcgaattaaagaagctcaagAGAAGGATCCGACGGtacaaaagtggaaggaaaAGGTAGAAAAGGAAGCATTACCTGATTTCAATTTGGGTCCTGAAGGGATTTTAAGATATAGGAACCGGGTGGTGGTAGCCAATGATGAAAacttaaaaaggaaaattttggaggaaacccatcgatcgaaatacacgatccatcctggtagtaataagatgtaccaagacttgcgacgattgtactggtgggataagATGAAGAGAGAGATTGTCCAATATATCCAAACCTGtctgatttgccagcaagttaaggctgaacaccaaaaaccctctggactattacaacctcttgagatacccgaatggaagtgggaaaatatcatgatggactttgtttctggactgccaagaactcaaaaaggacatgatgccgtttgggtgatcgttgatcggttgaccaaatcggctcatttcttACCTGTGAATGTGAAGGATTCCATGGATAAGCTGGCTCGGTTGTACctgaatgaaattgtgaggttacatggggttccagtgagtatagtttcggaccgagatcctcgttttgtatcgaggttttggcaaaagtttcaggagcacttagggaccaaaattaaccttagtaccacttatcaccccCAGACGGATGGGCAGTCGGAGCGAACGATTCAAACCCTCGAGGATATGTTACGAACttgtattctggattttgggggtaactggggtcaacatatgactttggtagagtttgcctacaataacagttaccattcgtccattcaaatggcaccatatgaagctctctacggacggaaGTGTCGTTCGCccatttattgggatgaagtaggagaaaagaaagttctagatccaacaaccattccctggatggaggatgcacaagaaaaggttaaattgatccgtcaaagactccaaacaactcaaaaccgacaaaagagctacgccgataaccgaaggaaagatttggagttcgaagttgaaGACCGTGTTTTCCTTAAGATCACGCCACTACGAAGCGTCActgcgggtagaggaaagaaacttcaaccacggtTCGTGGGGCCTTACAAAAGTCTTCAACGAGTTGGGAAAGTAGCGTACCGACTCGAGTTGCCGCCAAGTTTAGCTCGGATTCATGACGTTTTCCATGTTTCGATGTTGAAAAAGTACTACCCTGATCCAACCCACATTGTACGACCAGAGGAGATTGAGTTAGATAAGGCACTCACTTACGAAGAGAGACCTgtacaagtactcgatcgaaggattaaggaactgaggaataaacaaattccattagtgaaggttttatggagaaatcatggaatagaagaggcaacctgggagatggaggaagagatgcaaaagaaataccctgagctgtttagtaacccaggtgagcaatttcaagagcgaaatttcttaagggagAGAGGACGTGAGAACCcagaacggaaaaaaaaaaatttaaggttTTATTCTTGTGCacccgttttcttttattttctttattatattacttttatccaCATGTTATcaggaaatatagtttttaaatcatttttctagtataaggtagttcgtgagaaattaggagtatattttggacgtggggcCCGCTAGTGTATTTAGTGAGAGAATTTCGGCCAATTCAGTTCAATTTTCCATAAAGGGAtttaattactaggtgttagtagatgattagaggttatcTAGATGGTTTAATTATGGAGGGACAAGAAGATAACTCTAAACAAaacaaagtgccaagtgtccaaTTCTTGTTGGATTAAACTTGTCtaactttgcctaactttctttatcTTTACTTAAAAGTCTAATTTTGACCAAgacatcttcattcttcatcctctcttggccgaattcctCTAGGAAGAAAAGGGATGAAATCTTCAACCTTCCATCTTCAAATCcttgccaaatcttgaaaattaaccgattgtttcttgaattagtccataaaatcatcttgctaagggtgtttgaagaacttggtgatgttgttttggaagaaaacctcctaagctacaacctttcttgaagaactaaggtatcttgcttggaactcatcttttgtttctaattttggccaattggtgccttatagtagctatatACGTGATTTTACGGAAGgtttggtggattggagtgaagctagctaattttctgatttttgtgggtttatttctgttttcctatgatggatatgtttgggcttgaattgatggttctaaatggtgttaaatagctctcttgtacgttaattgtggttatttgcgaaaaatttccgcttgtgtggaaaatttcagatttagggtttcaaattgggggttttctatggatgattgttgagcttctaattggctctaattgaggggtattgtgaccctaatgaagtatattgaatggcttatgaattgcttgggtgcttgtggttgtgttggatggcttttaatggttgttttgtaggttggaaaagctgaaattttaggggaaatgctgtccaagtgTCTGGGGTATTGGGttcttgtgagttgggttgTGATTGGATAGAAATGAGCAGTTTTAGGGATTGTTTCTACTGTTAACCCTAAATGCTATGTATTTCctatttccaagctatatttgggctttaccttaatagttcctagttgatgtgagacggatctagacgaacaccaaattgggatgattggcggaactttgacccttctagaatcacgagccacgaactaaggagattccttaacccatgactagcaaatttagtgaaccaaaagtatggatagaagaacgccacaatcaaggagactacttgattgataagttcgatgaacaacttgagattaattctcaagtattcaaaggaaattctcttgaggcaagagagagtgaaataactcacatatattttataaaatctgaattgtcctttaatgaatgaaaacctaggctatatatagccttacaggactcaaaccctagaatgtccaatggacgaccttgcccttcattaagggCGAAAATGTCTAACAACTAATTGACTAAAATTAAGACTCCAAATTCGGCcaaagtgaagtgaaaattgaccgaaattattaatgctaacaaacaactaataatggaaactaaaaccctaattagcaaGCTAGTACTCCGCGAACTAGTCtttacttgaatcttccaattccccatgtgcttgaatggaaTGGGCCTTGGACtctatattctcatcattcccctcctcttaaaggcaatttgtccccaaatcatgACTCTTCTTACAAAACAAAGGTGATGAGAGCATGTGTATAGTCACCAAGCAGCCTGCATGTCGCCTTCTCAAGCGAAGAAAGATCAAGACACCCTTGTGGGACACCAGGAAAACTTGTGGTGGTGGTAGATACATGTTGCGGACAGCAAGAGTTCCATGATAATGGCCACACAAGTGACGTCTCAAGCCTATTGGTGGACCGTGAACGGACGCCCGGTGAACCAAGGTTTGGTTGGGCTGCGCGTTGTACGCATCAAGACGTGCAAAAGCGGCATCAAAGGCCATTGTAACCCGACTAGTGCTGGTTGGAACAAGTAGAACTGGTACAGCACAAGGGCTTAGATTCTCTTGAATCCCACCCTTACCAAGCAACTCCTCCACTTGTCGTTGTTGCTCCTTGGTTTCCTCAGGATTGGTCCTATAGGGTGCCTTGTTTGGAAGGGAAGATccaggaatgaaatcaatttgatgttcaattcccctTAATGGAGGCAATCCATTAGGTATATCCTCAGGAAAGACGTCTTGATACTCCTGTAAGAGGTTAGTAATAACACTAGGCAAAGAAGCATCAAGAGCATTAGTGAGTAAGGATTCCTtgccaaataaaataaataaaacctgatTAGAATGCAAGGCCTTTCTCACATCTTTCACCTTGGCAAGCATGCTGGGTTTTCTCTCCTGTGCGGGTTCGAAGACCGAATGAGAGTGATCCAACTTGCTTGAAGAAGGGTCGGCCAACACTAATTTCTTAGCTTTGGCGTTGTCCTTCTTGGTGGTAGCATGCAAGTCATACTCTTTTTGTAGACTAACTTGATCCTCATGTACTTGTTGAGGTGTAAGAGGTGCAAGTGtaatctttttacaattatgcataaaagagtatttgttcaagaaaccatcaaaagtgactcttttgtcaaattgccaaggacgCCCTAAGAGTATATGTGCAGCTTGCATTGGTACTACATCACACATAACATCATCTTCATACCTACCAATGCGAAAAGTAACCAGAACTTGTTTAAGAACACGTACCTCTCCACTGTTGTTTAACCACTGAAGCTTGTAGGGACGGGGGTGCTCACTAGTTGGCAAGtttagtttctccaccatcaatgcACTAGCAACATTAGTGCAACTTCCGGGGTCAATCACCAAGCTGCATACCTTGTTGGTCACATGGCACCTAGTGTAAAAGATGTTGTCACGTTGAAGTTCATCCTTACTAGCTTGCGTAGCTAGTGCCCTTCTTGCTACCAATCCAACTTTGTCTTGAGTTGGAACTTCCTCTatctcatcttcctcttcaaccaaGGAAGGCATGTCTTTGTACTCCTCCTCTTCATCATCAGTGACAATGTCTCCATTTGGTAGCACAAGCATGGTTCTTGGATTTGGACATTGGCTTGCAATGTGCCCAATTCCTTGACACCTCCAACATTTGGTGTCACGATTCCTAGGTTTTGAAGTTTCAATTGTTGGTTTTGAAACAACCTTGGAGTCGGCTTTAGTAAAAGGTGGCCGTGAGCTTGACCCTTGATCTTGCTTCGGCTTTGGAGTGGTCCAAGTATTCGAACCTCTCTCTTCCCTGCTAGGCTGGAATGGTCGAGTAAATGTTTGTGGATGAGGGTTATAATTTCGGgttgtacccctcctcttgagcctttgctcaatCTTGATAGCCTTCTCCACCATATCTTCTATCTCCACATAGTATTGAAGCTCCAGTTGATCGGCTATTTCGACCCTCAGACCATTGAGAAATCTTGCCATTGTAGCCTctctatcttcttgaatatcaGCTCTCAACATGGAGATTTCCATgtccttgtagtagtcctcaaCTGAGCGTTGACCTTGTGTCAAGGTTTGAAGTTTTTGGTACAAGTCTCTATGGTAGTGACTTGGTACAAATCGCTTCTTCATCAGTCTCTTGAGCTCAGTCCAAGTGGTTATAGGTGGTTCTCCACACCTTCTCCTGCTTGTAACCACTTGTTCCCACCAAACTATGGCATAGTCGGTGAATTCTACTACGGCAAGTCTCAATTTTTGTGCATCGGTGTAGTCATTACAATCGAATACTAGCTCCACTCGACTTTCCCATTCAAGGTATGTATCCGgatcagatttgccttggaaaggaGGAATCTTCATCTTAATCCCCTTGATGGCATCACCGATTGCTCTTGTGTTTCGCTTTGGTCTTCTTTGCTCGTATGCCTCATGTTCCGAATCGGCATTGGAGTCACTAGATTCCCCCAGGGTGAATTTTCCCCTAGATTTCCTAGAAGAAGCCCTAGACGAACTTAGTTGATCAATTTGCTCATGGATTGTTTCCAACCTTTGGTCAAATCTCCTCTGCATTTCCTTCCACATATTATCCATTTTAAGTGATAACTGAGCAATGGTAATTTCATGTTCCTGAGACATGGTGAAACCTgcaaaacttgacaaattgtTAGTAGAAAATGCCTCACttgctcccttaagtgtttcactcctctcgtgttttcactcaagtgtgtatggcactctaatgctctcaccaattcacttctcaaaccacttgtttgtttcctttgaagaaatcagaaattttctcaaggAAGTTCAATCAAACTTTAATCAAAATAGCTCCCAATTGGATCAaaggaacaaggaaacaaaaagtagaaatggaaagctcaagtaatgaataaggaatggaagaggaaagaattgatgtacaaagaaaaagaaagtccaAGTACGATGATGGAGttcccaagtgctttacttaattgcccaattgatttttggaaac
This Coffea arabica cultivar ET-39 chromosome 3e, Coffea Arabica ET-39 HiFi, whole genome shotgun sequence DNA region includes the following protein-coding sequences:
- the LOC113737780 gene encoding uncharacterized protein, yielding MAGTSAAGGGEPPQRRPRVIDYQERPGGPIRLWYTASRTRRCRRCQFYSYADHVVEAVLAERRRLRCDAARERTETLRLKGIMRMQADRIGELQGNVVMEQERTDALREQLQVVNDRLTRVVREVRDRSGAIIDKCGALIQGVIGANAPGGVPGGGAPGQGGALSSSSGGSRLTPSRTRLGFLSLVLIPCEGYLGKVFG